A genomic segment from Nymphalis io chromosome 7, ilAglIoxx1.1, whole genome shotgun sequence encodes:
- the LOC126769550 gene encoding uncharacterized protein LOC126769550, with the protein MGLPQLENCCFVLDLKTGNIVMGCLNALLSFTMFVIMIVVASTLEPIKYAAEEERDLNAEAAATGLYVMSIILVLMFLAKFCFDMFFVYGVIMERANIIRAYFVMWVVFLLLSVFTFFLNAPGYGAGTICMEVFYIGLNIYAILLSHSFYKLLNTREEV; encoded by the exons ATGGGACTACCGCAGTTAGAAAATTGTTGCTTCGTTTTGGATCTGAAGACTGGTAACATTGTTATGGGGTGCTTGAATGCG cTATTATCATTCACAATGTTCGTGATAATGATCGTGGTCGCCAGCACTTTAGAACCTATCAAATACGCCGCAGAAGAGGAAAGGGATCTGAACGCTGAAGCCGCGGCCACGGGCCTGTATGTGATGTCAATCATACTCGTACTGATGTTCTTAGCCAAGTTCTGTTTCGACATGTTCTTCGTTTACGGTGTTATTATG gaGCGTGCCAACATCATCAGAGCGTACTTTGTCATGTGGGTGGTGTTCTTGCTTCTTTCCGTCTTCACGTTCTTCCTGAATGCACCAGGTTATGGCGCTGGAACAATCTGCATGGAAGTTTTCTATATTG GTTTGAATATCTACGCCATCTTGCTGAGCCACAGTTTTTACAAATTACTCAATACAAGAGAAGAGGTATAA